From a single Calothrix sp. NIES-2098 genomic region:
- a CDS encoding Crp/Fnr family transcriptional regulator, giving the protein MLVNTTPTIVRENRLLTALPACEYQRLVPYLKFVSLSSGQILYEAEEPITRVYFPNNSLVSLIISTGNGSTVEVGCVGNEGIVGVPVILGSNTTTTSAVVQIAGNAMQMNADILKSEFACGRNLQKLLLSYVHALYAQAAQAAVCNRLHTLEARLARWLLTVSDRIQSNKLPLTQEYISLMLGVRRSGVTVAAGILSEQGIISYNRGNITILNRKGLEAISCECYRLLKSEFARLLGN; this is encoded by the coding sequence ATGTTAGTTAATACAACTCCTACTATCGTGAGAGAGAATCGACTACTTACGGCTCTTCCTGCCTGTGAATATCAACGTCTCGTTCCTTATTTGAAGTTCGTTTCGCTTTCATCAGGACAGATTCTTTACGAGGCAGAAGAACCAATAACACGGGTTTATTTTCCTAACAATTCACTAGTTTCTTTAATTATCAGTACAGGAAATGGGTCTACCGTAGAAGTTGGTTGTGTAGGTAACGAAGGTATAGTAGGTGTCCCTGTAATTTTGGGAAGCAATACAACGACTACAAGTGCTGTTGTCCAAATTGCAGGTAATGCTATGCAGATGAATGCAGATATACTAAAAAGCGAGTTTGCATGTGGTAGAAATCTTCAAAAGCTACTGCTATCCTATGTACATGCTCTGTACGCTCAAGCAGCCCAAGCGGCTGTGTGCAATCGCCTACATACCCTAGAAGCAAGGCTTGCGCGCTGGCTGCTCACGGTTTCTGACCGGATACAATCAAACAAACTGCCCCTTACTCAGGAATATATTTCTTTGATGCTGGGTGTACGTCGCTCTGGTGTGACAGTGGCGGCTGGAATTCTCAGCGAGCAGGGAATTATTAGCTATAACCGCGGTAACATTACTATTCTCAATAGAAAAGGTTTAGAAGCTATATCTTGTGAGTGTTATCGGCTGCTCAAAAGTGAATTTGCTCGATTACTGGGTAATTAG
- a CDS encoding galactokinase, whose protein sequence is MNFQKIFDKPPETEASAPGRVNLLGEHTDYNDGFVLPTAIPQSTTVQLGLSTDGHHHFYSENLDEQVDILDSNHTPSGFASYIFGCIHVLEQAGYTISSLNVYVTSSVPMGSGLSSSAALEVSTLRAVRQLLNLPINDVEIAQLAQKAEIHYAGVQCGIMDQMASSLADTEHMLFLDTRTLERRVLPFPSGAEIVVIDSGVPRTLASSGYNQRRSECEAAARSLEVKALRDITDARIVEDLPEPLRRRARHVVTEDNRVLEAVRGVSSERFGELMNASHASLRDDYEVSVPALDILVEILQKTAGVFGARLTGAGFGGACVALVAAGKGRAIANHALEAYNQAGYTGQILVPETGDK, encoded by the coding sequence ATGAACTTCCAAAAAATTTTTGATAAACCACCTGAAACTGAAGCCAGCGCGCCTGGAAGGGTAAACCTTCTAGGCGAACATACAGATTATAATGATGGCTTCGTTTTGCCAACAGCTATTCCACAATCAACAACAGTACAGTTAGGTCTGAGTACTGATGGACACCATCACTTTTACTCAGAAAATTTAGATGAGCAAGTCGATATTTTAGACAGCAACCATACGCCATCTGGATTTGCGAGTTATATTTTTGGGTGTATTCACGTTTTAGAACAAGCAGGATACACAATCTCATCGCTGAATGTGTATGTTACATCTTCAGTACCGATGGGTTCGGGTTTATCGAGCAGTGCGGCTTTAGAAGTTAGCACTCTTAGAGCAGTACGCCAACTTCTTAACCTCCCGATAAATGATGTAGAAATTGCCCAATTGGCACAAAAAGCGGAAATTCATTATGCTGGGGTGCAATGCGGCATCATGGATCAAATGGCTTCTAGCTTGGCTGATACTGAGCATATGTTGTTTTTAGATACTCGTACTCTAGAACGCCGCGTGCTACCTTTTCCTAGTGGGGCTGAGATTGTAGTCATAGATAGCGGTGTGCCTCGCACTCTAGCAAGTAGCGGATATAACCAAAGGCGAAGTGAGTGCGAAGCCGCAGCGCGATCGCTGGAAGTAAAAGCTCTCCGAGATATTACTGATGCTAGGATTGTAGAAGACTTACCAGAACCCTTACGCCGTCGCGCTCGTCATGTAGTTACAGAAGATAACCGGGTTTTAGAGGCTGTGCGAGGTGTATCATCCGAACGCTTTGGCGAGTTGATGAACGCATCTCACGCTAGCTTGCGCGATGATTACGAAGTTTCCGTTCCCGCGCTGGATATATTAGTAGAGATTTTGCAAAAAACAGCAGGAGTGTTTGGCGCAAGGCTGACTGGTGCTGGTTTTGGTGGTGCTTGCGTAGCTTTAGTAGCAGCAGGCAAAGGAAGAGCGATCGCAAATCACGCCTTAGAAGCTTACAATCAAGCAGGTTACACCGGACAAATTTTGGTTCCGGAGACTGGCGACAAATGA